A stretch of the Phyllopteryx taeniolatus isolate TA_2022b chromosome 5, UOR_Ptae_1.2, whole genome shotgun sequence genome encodes the following:
- the kif23 gene encoding kinesin-like protein KIF23 isoform X1: protein MIRQGKGKNPRRPPPKKASSEKEPVGVYCRVRPLGGEDEECCIEVISDSTIQLHAPEGFKTNRNGEYKETQYSFKKVFGVLVSQTELFESVAKPLIDDLIHGRNGLLFTYGVTGSGKTFTMTGSPGLGGLLPRSLDMLFNSIGPYQAKRFVFKSDDKNGIEVQNEVDALLERQRRENVCVPKLASSRPKLDPEIADMIKLAEACKADNVDEDSSYSVFVSYIEIYNNYIYDLLEENQEEAPRPKWNAGGTPVRQNTEFTPPQSKILREDQNHNMYVAGCMEIEVKSAEEAFQVFWKGQKRRKVANTRLNRESSRSHSVFIIKLAQAPLDADGDTILQNQVAISQLCLVDLAGSERTGRTGAEGTRIREAGNINQSLLTLRTCIEILRENQLCGTNRMVPYRDSKVTHVFKNYFDGEGKVKMIVCVNPKADDYDETLLVMRFAEMTQEVEVARPMDRPICGFTPGRRQRNQAFKEELSRKLEERGGPVDRDIPSILNLAMHSLPPIPSTQVTDVHDDITLPRLIEALQNRHRIRQAMLEDYNKAASTMTSLLQQLDSNINSKENYIHEQNNKLLEKDKVVQNNKAEIERLEKKSKMLEHKIDILQKTTKIYEDDKRSLQHELETRAQRLQRELSEKRRMEQRMHGAVTDTQHKWEKECERRVNAMQQEMQNKLWVKDEKLKQLKAIVTEGKTPGRPEPPPRQTQPKPPPREERVPLPAKRSVSPSPTTSTPVRPLHRRSRSAGGEKWVDHKPSSSLDLGTVLQPIVPNAIKVSTPNEKVLSKCDRYVLTHQEVASDGEIQTQLIKGDVMKTRGGGQAVQFTDIETLKQQLTTIECRKRKSSEGDSGDQKAGASTNVETRCAVAMAMRAGSTMGPGVEHHCITKRRKP from the exons ATGATCAGACAAGG GAAAGGCAAAAACCCCCGCCGACCGCCTCCCAAAAAAGCAAGCAGCGAGAAAGAACCAGTTGGG GTTTATTGTCGTGTGCGACCTCTCGGCGGTGAAGACGAGGAATGTTGCATCGAGGTGATCAGCGACAGCACCATCCAGCTGCATGCACCCGAAGGCTTCAAAACAAACCGCAATGGAGAGTACAAAGAG ACGCAGTACTCCTTCAAAAAAGTCTTTGGAGTATTAGTATCTCAAACCGAGCTCTTCGAGAGTGTTGCCAAACCTCTCATTGATGACCTCATCCATGGAAGAAACG GCCTGCTTTTTACATATGGAGTGACAGGAAGTGGGAAGACATTCACCATGACTGGCTCTCCGGGCCTAGGTGGACTTCTGCCTCGCTCTCTTGACATGCTCTTCAACAGCATCGGGCCCTACCAGGCCAAAAGATTT GTCTTTAAGTCAGATGATAAAAATGGCATAGAGGTCCAGAATGAAGTTGATGCCCTCTTGGAGCGGCAAAGGcgagaaaatgtgtgtgttccaAAATTGGCCTCGTCCAG ACCAAAGCTCGATCCTGAAATTGCTGACATGATTAAGCTGGCGGAGGCCTGTAAAGCCGACAATGTCGACGAGGACAGCAGCTACAGCGTCTTTGTGTCCTACATCGAAATCTACAACAACTACATCTATGATCTTCTTGAGGAAAACCAGGAGGAAGCACCCAGGCCAAA gTGGAATGCTGGAGGCACACCTGTGCGTCAGAACACTGAGTTCAC ACCACCTCAGTCTAAAATTCTCAGAGAGGACCAGAACCACAACATGTATGTTGCTGGTTGTATGGAGATTGAAGTCAAATCTGCTGAAGAGGCGTTTCAAGTATTTTGGAAAG gtcagaagaggaggaaggtggCAAACACCCGACTGAACCGTGAGTCCAGCCGCTCCCACAGCGTGTTCATCATCAAACTGGCGCAGGCTCCTCTGGACGCAGATGGCGATACCATCCTGCAG AACCAGGTGGCCATCAGTCAGCTGTGTCTGGTGGACTTGGCAGGAAGTGAGCGAACTGGCAGGACAGGGGCCGAGGGCACTCGTATACGCGAAGCTG GAAACATCAATCAGTCTCTTCTGACCCTGCGGACGTGTATCGAGATCCTGCGAGAGAACCAGTTGTGTGGCACAAACAGG ATGGTTCCCTACAGAGACTCCAAAGTCACCCATGTATTCAAAAACTATTTTGACGGAGAAGGCAAAGTCAAAATGATCGTGTGCGTCAACCCAAAGGCAGACGACTATGACGAAACCTTG CTGGTGATGCGCTTTGCAGAGATGACACAGGAAGTGGAAGTAGCTCGGCCAATGGACAGACCCATCTGTGGCTTCACGCCGGGCCGCCGCCAAAGAAACCAGGCTTTCAAAGAAGAGCTGTCTCGCAAGTTGGAGGAACGTGGTGGTCCAGTAGACCGAG ACATACCCTCGATTTTGAATCTAGCGATGCACAGCCTCCCTCCCATCCCTTCCACCCAAGTTACAGATGTTCACGATGATATCACCCTGCCCAGGCTGATTGAGGCTCTGCAGAACAGACACAGAATCAGACAGGCCATGTTAGAAGACTACAACAAAGCAG CCAGCACAATGACATCTCTCCTACAACAGCTTGACAGCAATATTAATtccaaagagaattacattcATGAACAGAACAACAAGCTCTTGGAAAAGGACAAGGTCGTCCAAAACAACAAGGCAGAGATTGAGCGGCTGGAGAAAAAATCAAAAATGCTTGAACATAAA ATTGACATCCttcaaaaaacaaccaaaatctATGAGGACGACAAGCGTTCCCTGCAGCACGAGTTGGAAACAAGAGCGCAGAGGCTGCAGCGAGAGCTGTCTGAGAAGAGACGCATGGAGCAGCGCATGCATGGCGCGGTCACAGACACGCAGCACAAGTGGGAAAAAGAATGC GAGCGACGTGTAAATGCAATGCAACAGGAGATGCAGAACAAACTGTGGGTGAAAGACGAGAAGCTGAAGCAGCTTAAAGCCATTGTGACTGAGGGCAAGACGCCGGGTCGCCCTGAGCCCCCACCCCGTCAGACACAACCGAAGCCGCCGCCCAGGGAGGAGCGAGTGCCCCTCCCCGCGAAGAGATCTGTCTCGCCCTCACCGACA ACTTCGACGCCGGTTCGGCCCCTTCACCGACGGTCCCGCTCGGCAGGTGGAGAGAAGTGGGTTGACCATAAGCCCTCCTCCAGCCTGGACTTGGGCACGGTGCTGCAGCCCATCGTTCCGAACGCCATCAAAGTGTCAACACCCAATGAGAAGGTGCTGTCCAAGTGCGACAGATACGTTTTGACGCATCAGGAAGTTGCCTCTGACGGCGAGATACAGACCCAACTTATTAAG GGTGATGTGATGAAGACCAGAGGAGGAGGACAGGCTGTCCAGTTCACTGACATCGAGACTTTGAAACAGCAGCTCACCACAATCG
- the kif23 gene encoding kinesin-like protein KIF23 isoform X2: MIRQGKGKNPRRPPPKKASSEKEPVGVYCRVRPLGGEDEECCIEVISDSTIQLHAPEGFKTNRNGEYKETQYSFKKVFGVLVSQTELFESVAKPLIDDLIHGRNGLLFTYGVTGSGKTFTMTGSPGLGGLLPRSLDMLFNSIGPYQAKRFVFKSDDKNGIEVQNEVDALLERQRRENVCVPKLASSRPKLDPEIADMIKLAEACKADNVDEDSSYSVFVSYIEIYNNYIYDLLEENQEEAPRPKPPQSKILREDQNHNMYVAGCMEIEVKSAEEAFQVFWKGQKRRKVANTRLNRESSRSHSVFIIKLAQAPLDADGDTILQNQVAISQLCLVDLAGSERTGRTGAEGTRIREAGNINQSLLTLRTCIEILRENQLCGTNRMVPYRDSKVTHVFKNYFDGEGKVKMIVCVNPKADDYDETLLVMRFAEMTQEVEVARPMDRPICGFTPGRRQRNQAFKEELSRKLEERGGPVDRDIPSILNLAMHSLPPIPSTQVTDVHDDITLPRLIEALQNRHRIRQAMLEDYNKAASTMTSLLQQLDSNINSKENYIHEQNNKLLEKDKVVQNNKAEIERLEKKSKMLEHKIDILQKTTKIYEDDKRSLQHELETRAQRLQRELSEKRRMEQRMHGAVTDTQHKWEKECERRVNAMQQEMQNKLWVKDEKLKQLKAIVTEGKTPGRPEPPPRQTQPKPPPREERVPLPAKRSVSPSPTTSTPVRPLHRRSRSAGGEKWVDHKPSSSLDLGTVLQPIVPNAIKVSTPNEKVLSKCDRYVLTHQEVASDGEIQTQLIKGDVMKTRGGGQAVQFTDIETLKQQLTTIECRKRKSSEGDSGDQKAGASTNVETRCAVAMAMRAGSTMGPGVEHHCITKRRKP; this comes from the exons ATGATCAGACAAGG GAAAGGCAAAAACCCCCGCCGACCGCCTCCCAAAAAAGCAAGCAGCGAGAAAGAACCAGTTGGG GTTTATTGTCGTGTGCGACCTCTCGGCGGTGAAGACGAGGAATGTTGCATCGAGGTGATCAGCGACAGCACCATCCAGCTGCATGCACCCGAAGGCTTCAAAACAAACCGCAATGGAGAGTACAAAGAG ACGCAGTACTCCTTCAAAAAAGTCTTTGGAGTATTAGTATCTCAAACCGAGCTCTTCGAGAGTGTTGCCAAACCTCTCATTGATGACCTCATCCATGGAAGAAACG GCCTGCTTTTTACATATGGAGTGACAGGAAGTGGGAAGACATTCACCATGACTGGCTCTCCGGGCCTAGGTGGACTTCTGCCTCGCTCTCTTGACATGCTCTTCAACAGCATCGGGCCCTACCAGGCCAAAAGATTT GTCTTTAAGTCAGATGATAAAAATGGCATAGAGGTCCAGAATGAAGTTGATGCCCTCTTGGAGCGGCAAAGGcgagaaaatgtgtgtgttccaAAATTGGCCTCGTCCAG ACCAAAGCTCGATCCTGAAATTGCTGACATGATTAAGCTGGCGGAGGCCTGTAAAGCCGACAATGTCGACGAGGACAGCAGCTACAGCGTCTTTGTGTCCTACATCGAAATCTACAACAACTACATCTATGATCTTCTTGAGGAAAACCAGGAGGAAGCACCCAGGCCAAA ACCACCTCAGTCTAAAATTCTCAGAGAGGACCAGAACCACAACATGTATGTTGCTGGTTGTATGGAGATTGAAGTCAAATCTGCTGAAGAGGCGTTTCAAGTATTTTGGAAAG gtcagaagaggaggaaggtggCAAACACCCGACTGAACCGTGAGTCCAGCCGCTCCCACAGCGTGTTCATCATCAAACTGGCGCAGGCTCCTCTGGACGCAGATGGCGATACCATCCTGCAG AACCAGGTGGCCATCAGTCAGCTGTGTCTGGTGGACTTGGCAGGAAGTGAGCGAACTGGCAGGACAGGGGCCGAGGGCACTCGTATACGCGAAGCTG GAAACATCAATCAGTCTCTTCTGACCCTGCGGACGTGTATCGAGATCCTGCGAGAGAACCAGTTGTGTGGCACAAACAGG ATGGTTCCCTACAGAGACTCCAAAGTCACCCATGTATTCAAAAACTATTTTGACGGAGAAGGCAAAGTCAAAATGATCGTGTGCGTCAACCCAAAGGCAGACGACTATGACGAAACCTTG CTGGTGATGCGCTTTGCAGAGATGACACAGGAAGTGGAAGTAGCTCGGCCAATGGACAGACCCATCTGTGGCTTCACGCCGGGCCGCCGCCAAAGAAACCAGGCTTTCAAAGAAGAGCTGTCTCGCAAGTTGGAGGAACGTGGTGGTCCAGTAGACCGAG ACATACCCTCGATTTTGAATCTAGCGATGCACAGCCTCCCTCCCATCCCTTCCACCCAAGTTACAGATGTTCACGATGATATCACCCTGCCCAGGCTGATTGAGGCTCTGCAGAACAGACACAGAATCAGACAGGCCATGTTAGAAGACTACAACAAAGCAG CCAGCACAATGACATCTCTCCTACAACAGCTTGACAGCAATATTAATtccaaagagaattacattcATGAACAGAACAACAAGCTCTTGGAAAAGGACAAGGTCGTCCAAAACAACAAGGCAGAGATTGAGCGGCTGGAGAAAAAATCAAAAATGCTTGAACATAAA ATTGACATCCttcaaaaaacaaccaaaatctATGAGGACGACAAGCGTTCCCTGCAGCACGAGTTGGAAACAAGAGCGCAGAGGCTGCAGCGAGAGCTGTCTGAGAAGAGACGCATGGAGCAGCGCATGCATGGCGCGGTCACAGACACGCAGCACAAGTGGGAAAAAGAATGC GAGCGACGTGTAAATGCAATGCAACAGGAGATGCAGAACAAACTGTGGGTGAAAGACGAGAAGCTGAAGCAGCTTAAAGCCATTGTGACTGAGGGCAAGACGCCGGGTCGCCCTGAGCCCCCACCCCGTCAGACACAACCGAAGCCGCCGCCCAGGGAGGAGCGAGTGCCCCTCCCCGCGAAGAGATCTGTCTCGCCCTCACCGACA ACTTCGACGCCGGTTCGGCCCCTTCACCGACGGTCCCGCTCGGCAGGTGGAGAGAAGTGGGTTGACCATAAGCCCTCCTCCAGCCTGGACTTGGGCACGGTGCTGCAGCCCATCGTTCCGAACGCCATCAAAGTGTCAACACCCAATGAGAAGGTGCTGTCCAAGTGCGACAGATACGTTTTGACGCATCAGGAAGTTGCCTCTGACGGCGAGATACAGACCCAACTTATTAAG GGTGATGTGATGAAGACCAGAGGAGGAGGACAGGCTGTCCAGTTCACTGACATCGAGACTTTGAAACAGCAGCTCACCACAATCG